cccccgccccggTGTTCTCAtcatacccctcctccgccttccaAACCATATCACTCACCCAAGCCGCATGGCTGTCCCCGCTCAGCATGACCGTattgttgatcttgttgtCCACCAGTGTCTTGTACACCCTGTCCCTATTCGCGATGTACCCATCCCACTGATCCAAATTAAACGGCTCATCATTAAAAACTCCAATCGTCACCCTGCTGAAGATCACCTGGTtgcccaccaacctccacctgGCCTGTCGATCACTCGACTCCTGAAGCTTGGTGTAGAACCAAGCCTCTTGGTTGAACCCCATGATCGTCCTGTTCACCCAAtcagcctgctcctccacctcattCTTATTCCCCCCAATAATCCCCCCCAGTGGCCCAAGAACGGTAACGTCCCGGTTGTACTGCCTCGTGTCAAGCATGATGAGATCAAACAAGTTCCCAATGGAGAAATCCCGCCAGATGCGCAAAGAGTCATCCATAGTGACCTGCCGAAGGGGCATCCACTCGAAATACGACCTCACAGCCGCCTGCTTCCTCAACCTGAACTCCTCCCCGTCGCTGTTCTTGGAGCCGTCCTTGTAACTGTTGTCAGCGACCTCGTGGTCGTCCCAGACAGGGATCCAAGGGAACTTTTGGTGAGACAAGGCAAGATCAGGATCGAGACGGTAGGAAGCTGTGCGCTTGCGGTAATCATAGAGAGAGTAAGTCTCCCGGTCAGGAAGAGGTTTGCGGAGGTCAGTGAGGCCGGCTTTGTACTCGTAGATGTAGtcgccgaggtggaggatgtaATCCGCGGAATCCTTGGCGTTGACGGCGGCGTAGGCGTTGAAGTAGCCTTCGGGGTAGTTGGAGCAGGAGTAGACTGCAAGCTTGATGTTGCGGGGGACGGTTTGGTCTTTTGTGGGGATGGTCTTTGTGCGGCCGACGacggaggatttggaggagtcGCAGACGTTGAAGCGGTAAAAGTAGGTTGTGAAAGGTTGGAGGTTTGTTGCTTCAAACTAGGGGGTGGGTGTTAGCCCGGATCTTTTGGGATGATGGGCGTGGGAGGCATACCTTGACTGTCCAGTCTACTTCGCTCGAGGTGTAGGCTCTGCCGCTGTTTACGACATTGGTCAAAGCTTCGTCTGTGCCAATGCGGTACTCGACGCAGGCGGCGCGGCTGCTGGGGGGAGCGCCCTCATCGCCATAGATGGGCACTACGCCCTCTGGGACGATATCTGAGGCGACGTTATCGGCTGTGGGGGAAAGTCTGGTCCAGAGAATAACGGAGTTGGCATATGGATCTCCTGACGCGATGCCGTGGGTGAAGTTCACTTCCGCTGCTGTGTACAAAGAGCCACTCTGGCGCTTCTGAACGTGGGCAAGAGGAACAGCGAGAGAGGCGTGGCGACGAGATGGTGAGAGGTAGGCGAGGTTGTTCTCGAAAGAAGCAGAGACAACACCCGCAAGGGAGAGGG
This window of the Podospora pseudoanserina strain CBS 124.78 chromosome 3, whole genome shotgun sequence genome carries:
- a CDS encoding hypothetical protein (EggNog:ENOG503NV06; COG:P); the encoded protein is MLRLTAALSLAGVVSASFENNLAYLSPSRRHASLAVPLAHVQKRQSGSLYTAAEVNFTHGIASGDPYANSVILWTRLSPTADNVASDIVPEGVVPIYGDEGAPPSSRAACVEYRIGTDEALTNVVNSGRAYTSSEVDWTVKFEATNLQPFTTYFYRFNVCDSSKSSVVGRTKTIPTKDQTVPRNIKLAVYSCSNYPEGYFNAYAAVNAKDSADYILHLGDYIYEYKAGLTDLRKPLPDRETYSLYDYRKRTASYRLDPDLALSHQKFPWIPVWDDHEVADNSYKDGSKNSDGEEFRLRKQAAVRSYFEWMPLRQVTMDDSLRIWRDFSIGNLFDLIMLDTRQYNRDVTVLGPLGGIIGGNKNEVEEQADWVNRTIMGFNQEAWFYTKLQESSDRQARWRLVGNQVIFSRVTIGVFNDEPFNLDQWDGYIANRDRVYKTLVDNKINNTVMLSGDSHAAWVSDMVWKAEEGYDENTGAGAVGVELAGSAVSSSSPLTGIVPRLITDPISKLLIKNNPTLQWQDLYYRGYFEMDIGYDAIEAQFFGIPNLKKRSTEEIKIAKFLIRDGENKLARNPTVGGGVAYAGALKNGKVETAP